The DNA region atatgatttttatttaattttatacttggtAACTAATCTTACCAATCTTGCTAACtagagtttgtttggttgaatAGCCCCTTTATCaaaggctattattatatttaacatcaagcTACAACCAATCTAAGCATCAATAAAAAGGTTGCAACGGAGAAAATGTATTCCTTTTTAGAGCTTCTGTTGGGTGCGCTGCCTAAACGGTTAATGTTAAGCAACAATCACGTAtgccagatttttttttcttaaaagataaaaaaagcgTCCACGATATCATTTGTGTATCATTTAAGGATGACttactataacatttttttatggtaatcaaattagttctaaaataatccattatttgcgtagattttcttctcattgttttgttaaatttataattactcgtttagttaatagttagttaatcataagtacttattttttaaatacagatttatttttcagttttaaaaggatacaatttcttatgaaggtatcgtttgcagttataataaataaagcacagagacagacattaaaatatgtcggaatagatttaagggaattctcatggccaattgtatgctGCCCTATCTAGATTTGGatgcggcgaaaaccaataaatactagtatcccacaaaaataaaactaaaaatgttgttattactgaaatactataagtccgcttttagtgatttctttgAGTTATACACGCTTTTCGGATTGTgtaatactgttggccttactggcctctacagcgtcaccgggcgggatgggcgagttgaactcagtcgaatgttgggagccacacagtgctcaagagagacggacgtcctaagggtgcctcctatgaggccggacctcggcttaggactccgttgaaatcgggagggaggGACGTGTGAAATATAAAAGccgtcatacgcctaagcgtTGACGAGACGTAACGTAAGAGGGtcgtcgaccccgccggcggggtcggtgTGTGTTGTTTGTGTTCCCTAACGAGTGCATGTTGGCAGCGGTGAGTCTATCGACGGGATCGAGTAGGACGTGCTTAGGTCGCCTACGGGTCTTTTAGGTAGCTCTAAGGGGCTATACATGCACGCcttaggcctctgcctcgaatctcgcgggcagcggggcgggcaacgcatacctgttctccaaactagcgggcagatcgcgcggcactatagcggtgtagtgttgtgttcgtggttgtgttgtcgagatatttgtttttattcgcgaacgaaatgtctgaaaaacggcgacatctttttgattcaaatttattcctaacgctcgatttattgtgggcaaaagaagaagtggatccctactatagggcaaggaaaataaatggcgagttttatcgaaattatgaagaacagagacaaaatcccgacaaattctacgactaataattggttaattattcttctatttttatggttcacatctttgctgttccatatgggtgtcctctcaaagattgccgaaataattagctcttgcacgtccgaagacattttgatacgtcacaaaaaaaatgtacaacactgtacctacaatgcagacgcgcaacgcgggcggtcaccgcttgactggagtgcaccgctcgttgcccgcccccgcgccgctcctgcaccgctgtattcgagggccggtccatttgattatacgcgtaagatcctgccgctcccgcgccgccgccgctgccgccccgctgcccgcgagattcgaggcagaggccttaggcctctgcctcgaattttgcgggcagcggggcggcggcggcggcggcgcggcagcggagcgggcaacgcatacctgttctccaaactagcgggcagatcgcgcggcactatagcggtgtagtgttgtgttcgtggttgtgttgtcgagatatttgtttttattcgcgaacgaaatgtctgaaaaacggcgacatctttttgattcaaatttattcctaacgctcgatttattgtgggcaaaagaagaagtggatccctactatagagcaaggaaaataaatggcgagttttatcgaaattatgaagaacagagacaaaatcccgacaaattctacgactaataattggttaattattcttctatttttatggttcacatctttgctgttccatatgggtgtcctctcaaagattgccgaaataattagctcttgcacgtccgaagacattttgatacgtcacaaaaaaaatgtacaacactatacctacaatgcagacgcgcaacgcgggcggtcaccgcttgactggagtgcaccgctcgttgcccgcccccgcgccgctcctgcaccgctgtattcgagggtcggtccatttgattatacgcgtaagatcctgccgctcccgcgccgccgccgccgccgccccgctgcccgcgagattcgaggcagaggccttaggcctctgcctcgaattttgcgggcagcggggcggcggcggcggcggcgcggcaacggagcgggcaacgcatacctgttctccaaactagcgggcagatcgcgcggcactatagcggtgtagtgttgtgttcgtggttgtgttgtcgagatatttgtttttattcgcgaacgaaatgtctgaaaaacggcgacatctttttgattcaaatttattcctaacgctcgatttattgtgggcaaaagaagaagtggatccctactatagggcaaggaaaataaatggcgagttttatcgaaattatgaagaacagagacaaaatcccgacaaattctacgactaataattggttaattattcttctatttttatggttcacatctttgctgttccatatggttgtcctctcaaagattgccgaaataattagctcttgcacgtccgaagacattttgatacgtcacaaaaaaaatgtacaacactatacctacaatgcagacgcgcaacgcgggcggtcaccgcttgactggagtgcaccgctcgttgcccgcccccgcgccgctcctgcaccgctgtattcgagggtcggtccatttgattatacgcgtaagatcctgccgctcccgcgccgccgccgccgccgccccgctgcccgcgagattcgaggcagaggccttagAGATGAGCGGGTTAGCGTGTTGCGACGCTTTATCGAAATATCTTATAGAGAGGTCTTTGAATAGTCTGGCGATTGAAGTTATACACGGGTGGAACCGCGAGCACAGCTCGTTACCAATGATACTTAACTGAGTGATTAAAAATAGCCTGATATTCTGTAAAATGTCAAGGGTGATTATACTTATAAGaaacagtgttttttttttctgtatgttatcattatattttatttatattaatcaataaaaaaatgattttctttgatagttaatctaaagtataatttacttaaaatagttatgatttttttgtccataaacaaaaatatataattattatgaataaataataaataaaacagtattattgcatatacgttattattaaaacaaaacatttgtgtggtttaggaaattaaataagtttaactgacagacgtagatgaagctatgtgaaatgttatatgcaaagtaaatgaagacatctacaaaattttagtctaaaaatgttaaatagtgTTTTTATGTCGAttagatttctttaaatatccttaaaaaatagttctggaggttgttaattaaatttattaaatattttaattagaatgagcTCTTTTTTGGTTACAACGAATAAACGGATATCAGGCAGACGTCTTCTTTCACGTTGAggcttttacaaagtaaaaaaatacatctacattatttcacaaaaacaacgaaataatgataaaacccgatatacaataaataaaatatgttattttaaatcatcatggaAAATTATCGAATtggtaactattttttactCAATGTGCTCTCctgaaaaattgctattatgtagatgtccgtatctactttgctgccatcgaaatgttctaaagatttttttattaatgagagcaatcaacaaaacaataaaaaaataatactcagAGTATCAGTGTTTTCTTACTAAAGGGTTACCATACCACAggatttgcttaaaaaaatagaaacatgtatgaagtgctttgtgattaatttaatagcaaaaagaaaaattaacaaagaaaaggttgaaaaaaaaaggtaacaaACATTTACGATTTTTACTatctttctaataaaataaaggtaattttagtttagtatttaattagtaaatttgataaaaatgattGTCATAATAATTGATGTTACttagtaatatatacataatatatattatattttatatattatatatataatatattatatatataaatatatatataacgaggTGGTTCGTTGTCGGAGCCGTTATCAGACATGTTGTAGGCGCAATGTAAAAGTTCAGTCTCGTGcaactgttgtttatttgttcgcaTACAAtcgataatcacaaaataacaattaaccaCGCCGATTGAAGTGGTTGGAAACGCAGGAAGTTCGATACAAGAAGACGACCGTTCGCCCCGGAGTCCCGTTCCCAAGTCCCCTGCACGAGAGCGTTCAGCAAACCCCAAGTGTTCgatgtcaaatcattaacaaCTCATTATTCATTAACTGTCAAGTGGGCACTCTGAATTCCTGTATCGACCTTACTCAAGCGTACTACTTGAcgtttactatatatatagctgGCTAAAATCATAATTGTACTTTTGGGAAATGTAAGTGGGATggctaaaaaaaactaaaaaaacatgCATCTTTTTTTtagctttaaatgttatatttaatatttcgtaattttttaaacaaatatcagATGATTagattaattatgattaatttcaATAGTTTTGATTGATTCTGGCTCCATTGTGATTTCTACAGATCTTAGTAAGGATGTAGCGATTTTAACCTTCACTTCATGGGTGTtcctaaaagtaaaatatatattttgaatatttaaaatggcatctttttatatttacaggtaatattttgcatttcgatttataaatataatttaatcttagaaactatgtacagacatttttataatatacaaaattgaaataaaaagaaagaacaaaatacacattacaaatttaaagcaaaaacacgccgtctaaaagattgtcctgttgcattgtacccaagacgctggcactattgcttctctgcaccgctagactaaatataatatatatcgaataaaaactactaaatataatatatatcacaagccttcgtgttttagttcatggttgcgcttcacaattctatgtagtgaatgctggggtcccccagggatctgtgctatctccgacactctttcttttgcatatcaatgatatgctctctcttgggaacatacattgctatgcagacgatagtacagtgcatggtggataccacggacgcgcagtggctgggcgagcggaaattgaggagaggcggaaggatcttgtcattgaactcgataggacgttagagctcatcgccaaatggggctctgataatcttgttgagtttaatgccaagaaaacacaggtatgcgctctcacggcgaaaaagtcaacattttcccctcttccctccctttgtggtactccgctggtgatgcaaagcaaaatcgccatgctggggattgacgttcgctgcgaccttaatCCAAGGGATTaagccgctgctgttgctggcgagatcatgctgggaatggaatactacattcctagctcagatctcgtcagtaggagtacgcgtaaccgttggttcactcgtgaatgtgccgatgctgtatcatctaagcaggcggcatatcgcaagtggatcaacggctgtattagcggggcatctaacattgactcactgaaagcaaactataataaaaattccaagtcctgtagaaaggcatacacgagagcggatgcacagcgcattgtacagattggtcatgaccttgtttcgcctaggggctcccgtagcttctggcgtctgaccaagtctgtgcaaaacaatttctgccaaccttcgctgccaccgctcagaaatccggacggatcgctagctcacagtccgcaagagcaagctgatctcctggctaaactctttgccgacaattccgtcatcgatgattgtagtgcactgccacctacaatacctgcatgtggccatacgatgcctgacattaaaatcaggcaacgtgtatgtgcgtgcggagctgcaatcacttgatgtacggaaagctagcggtcccgatggaataccagccatagtgctgaagaagtgcgcagcggagctgtctcctgtgttaacgcgcctgttccaactttctctctcttcgggaagtgtgccggaggcttggagaagagctaatgtgcaagcggttcccaaaaaaggggatcggtctgacccggcaaattatcggccaatagctatcacctcagtactttgtaaggtgatggaacggattttaaacaaccaactgatccattacctagaagatcactgtctaattaatgatcgtcagtacaggtttcgaccaaaacggtccacaggtgatcttctagcgtacgtaacacacctctggggtgaagctatcgacaagcatggagaatcgttggctgtcagcctcgatatctccaaggctttcgacagggtctggcacagaagtcttctctccaagctaccggcatatggtctgcctgctcagctatgcacctggattgccagcttcctacacaagcgtagccttcgtgttttagttcatggttgcgcttcacaattctatgtagtgaatgctggggtcccccagggatctgtgtgcagaacgtttttcccgtctgtactggccgtcgtcgcgtttggactctactaccacttaccatcaggtggagtagagtcatttgccctcccggcgaatataaaaaataataataataataatcgaaaacgttttaaaatacaatacaatagcaACACCGTCTATTttgactataattaaaataaaaaaatgtgtaaaaataatgttcaatgaaaaaagaaaatttagacTTCACTTAGtcacttatattataatctgtGGCATAATCAAATCATGAAATCAACGACTCAATTCGTCGAATTTATTTGTCCTTACgcgatactattattatataaatgtgatgtaaaaatttataatagtatttgttACTTACGTATTCTGAAGTACCATTACGATATTTCCCTGAGGTGTTATAAAGGCAACATTATTGACGTGCGCTAAACTTGTTCGCAATACTTCGACACGTTGGGATCCTCTTGGTATAAATTTCGAAAAGTGACCCATAGCGTAGAACATAGGTTGTTTGATGAACTCATCCCTCTCGCCATAGACAAGGATTGGTGCATCGACGTAGTTGTGGGCCCAGTTCGGACCGCCATTTTCATCCAAGCAAAGATTCCAGTCTATCCAGCCGACAACGAAATTATTCAAAtccttaaacaataaaattaattttaataatatcactgAATACTTAATAGCTGCTGACATTATTAAGGCGACTTTCATGGTTTGTTGATATCACACGAAGCCTAGTTTCGTTTATGTCTCAGAAGTGctctttaaatgttttatttattattttaagggcATCCGATATAGACCCTACTCATGCATAGTCTTCTGGTGTACCTACTGTCTACTGGATGGAAGATTCATTGTTTCTAAATCAATTGAACGGTTGGACGGATTCTATTGAAAGTATGTGCAAGTACTAAGTCTAAAAAAACGTGGAAATCTTAATGATTCTCCATATAAAACTGAAcctctttcaattttttttcataaaggCATCATTTTTTCCGGCATGAAATATTAAGAAAGTTAAatacgattttttatatttagtaacgAGAACAGTATTGATTTTGTCAGAATTTTAGCAGTCATTacacttattttaataagaaaaatgtgaAATGTGTCTTAAAATTAGACTCAGCAAAATATACTGTACTATACTTATACTCaggtatttaatgaaaatggaAAGCATAGTTGAGTTAGGGGGGCCGGCAAAGCCACGCACTGGTTCCGTAAACTTCGTGTGcgaagtgaaaataaaaatgtattgacaTGTGACTATCTTACATCTATAACATGTCGCATGTATCTGTCTGCGCGCTCCCAGGATCCTATTTTCACTCTCTTCAAGTCCCACGGCATTGGACCTGGAGACCAAAAATGGCACATTTACCTCATCTTGGATGATAAGCAGTTATTTGTTGTTACTTGTACTTTAAAGTTGTTAGTTTCACTGATTTCTTGGTTTAGTGGTTAAACTATACGGCTGCAGATCTTGAGTTCTCGGGTTCGTATGCCGGGTCGGACCAAAACTTTTTGGCAGTTCAACAAATCCTCAGTAACTGCTTTGAAGCAGTATCACTTCCCAGTTATCAGTGGTACACTCTCCTGCCTTGCATATAAAAtagttggtcttgcgcctgattTTTCTTTGTTACCCATACCATACCCATAGGAGAGTGAGGTAATAGATTGTGTTAGTTTATGCACACAGGCgacttaaaataatgtttccACCATAGTTGACTAATCTTCGCTTAAAGTATAGTTAACAAGGAAAACATGCgaatttttataatcttttataattataacttttataatccATCTTATGGTATTTAAGTTGCTCTAAACTCGCTTAATGTATTTAGTctcaatacatacatacacaaaacaaaataaaacggtAACACAGTCGAAGTTCTAGAATtcattttaagcaaataataatatatgaaacttTCTAACCGAAAATATGTTACATACTTATGAGGAACTATCCAATAAGCaactatataattttcaaaactgccttgaatataattatttgtacttttaagTCCTTTCAGTTGGACAATTTGATGATTGAACGAGGTCATTTCAGGATCTATCAATCATCGGACTATTCGATTTGAATAGTACTTTTTACGTTAGATAGTCCGTTTATTGCATATGGTTATATAACTtcacactataatatatcccaaTAGACCAAAGATTAAAAATACTCAAGTCTTAGATTTAAATAATCCATTTGATTTGCTAATAACTgctatattatacaaacatttattattatatcattatttatagtaggaacaacactattccacttatatagaatttaattttacttttaatgttcCAACAACTACTTCGTCGACATTCAACATGCcgtccataatgaataccatcagtaaccagtaacagcctgttaatgtcccaatgctgggctaagacctcctctccattttgaggagaaggtttggagcttattccaccacgctgctccaatgcgggttggtagaatacacatgtggcagaatttcaatgaaattagacacatgcaggtttcctcacgatgttttccttcaccgtcaagcacgagatgaattataaacacaaattaagcacatgaatattcagtggtgcttgcccgggtttgaacctacgatcatcggttaagattcacgcgttcttaccactgggccatctcggcttaaatctatgaataccatagatttaAGATATCGACTAAAgctgatattttatttcaaggtccaacttgtttatttaaatttatccttTTTGCCATTAGAATCGGCTGTGCAAACTTTATTGGTCTTTAAACATAAACGTAATGCTTACTgtgcaataatttaattttagtcgaGGTACATCCTatcataatatagaaataacacTTTACCTTCGCAAGCCTCCGTAGCAAGAAGTATTTTGTCAGGATATCTACTCTGAATATTGGAGAGAATCCCTGCTGGAATGAAGTTCCCGTAATAATGAACAGCGATTCCGTCAATGTACTCTAAAGATTTAGGATCTGCTCTTCTCATCTAAAAGATTATTACGCTATAGTCATTCcctgcttattattatttataacttattttttatttattaagattttccaggagtaataagtaatttatagcTTAAGACTAGATGTTTTACCTATTAAGAAGAATACCTCATGCAATGAAGGAGATAttgcttacattataaatttaagtacatttacatgttttaacatattatgaaaattaaaaagttacagaagaaataaatataataaagacatGCAAAAAAAGGTTGCAATATATTGTTGTAGTTTTTGGTAAAAATGAAAGATATATGTTTGTGTCCTGTTACTAAattcaagaaacgattcgtttttcTTACGGGTGGAATTGGCTACGAGGCGTATTTTAAAAGCTACCACTGATTTGACACTTGTGTATCAGAATGAGTGATAAAGTGTATGTGAAAGTTTAGAACGATAATCTTAGGAGTAATATGATATACTCACCCCTCCCAAATAGATGTCAATAAGATAACGCTGATCGTCGACTGCTAGAATCAGGGTGTCATTGAAACGTGAGTTTCTTATCGTTGGACCAAGATTTCTAGCTACCCAAATACCCTGTAACACactatatttgttaaaaaataatagaataattagTAGGTCGCAATAATTGTACTAATTACGGAATATTATCTACACGATATATGTACCaagaaatatacatattcagtgtaaataataaattaaatgtaatgcaATGCCGTTTCCTTT from Nymphalis io chromosome 4, ilAglIoxx1.1, whole genome shotgun sequence includes:
- the LOC126781692 gene encoding lysosomal acid glucosylceramidase-like, with protein sequence MSAKDTKTLNYDRSGKTISGLLNEASYRIISNIRHQKIEGFGGSVTDAASINWRKLSDTTQRHFINSYFGREGIEYNLIRVPIGGADFSTHPYTYNEYPWNDKALSNYSLSNEDYFYKLPMIKQAQEVATDEIKVTASTWSPPVWMKTNEAITGFAQLKREFYQTYADYHLRFIEEYDKAEVKIWAITTTNEPINGIVPFVDFNSLGWFPTDLGIWVARNLGPTIRNSRFNDTLILAVDDQRYLIDIYLGGMRRADPKSLEYIDGIAVHYYGNFIPAGILSNIQSRYPDKILLATEACEGPMPWDLKRVKIGSWERADRYMRHVIDDLNNFVVGWIDWNLCLDENGGPNWAHNYVDAPILVYGERDEFIKQPMFYAMGHFSKFIPRGSQRVEVLRTSLAHVNNVAFITPQGNIVMVLQNTNTHEVKVKIATSLLRSVEITMEPESIKTIEINHN